The following proteins come from a genomic window of Pseudomonas sp. MAG733B:
- a CDS encoding DUF2059 domain-containing protein → MRRLLFSLLMFCVLPAWADGHDQLYKVAGWPEQRAHFSDALSAAQQRYQSSLPPAVFQALVNNSNQRFEPKAVDQRAEAQLRKNLTDPKPALAFFQSPLGKKVVAAELLATRRDQLAKNAKGLPKTQASDSRLLIIGHLAQALPAREAGAEVSLAIAGVAADSLSSMIPGLLGAGQAQGMLNGQRQRLMDQIGSDLNNTLLYVYRDLSDEELEEFATFAESTEGKAYYQAALAAIKAGLAVGQNPSNLSQ, encoded by the coding sequence ATGCGCCGTTTGCTTTTCTCCCTGCTGATGTTCTGCGTTTTGCCCGCCTGGGCAGACGGCCACGACCAGTTGTACAAGGTCGCCGGCTGGCCGGAACAACGCGCGCATTTCAGCGACGCCCTCTCGGCTGCGCAGCAACGCTACCAAAGCAGCTTGCCGCCGGCGGTATTCCAGGCCCTGGTCAACAACAGCAACCAGCGGTTTGAACCCAAGGCTGTCGACCAGCGCGCCGAAGCGCAATTGCGCAAGAACCTCACCGATCCGAAGCCCGCACTGGCGTTCTTTCAATCCCCGCTGGGCAAGAAAGTCGTCGCCGCCGAACTGCTCGCCACCCGTCGCGATCAATTGGCGAAAAACGCCAAGGGCTTGCCGAAGACGCAGGCCAGCGACAGCCGCTTGCTGATCATCGGCCACCTGGCCCAGGCGCTGCCCGCGCGCGAGGCCGGGGCGGAAGTCAGTCTGGCGATTGCCGGTGTCGCGGCCGACAGCCTGAGCTCGATGATCCCCGGCCTGCTCGGCGCAGGTCAGGCGCAAGGCATGTTGAATGGGCAACGGCAGCGCTTGATGGACCAGATCGGCAGCGACCTGAACAACACGCTGCTGTATGTCTATCGCGACCTGTCGGATGAAGAGCTGGAAGAATTCGCCACGTTTGCCGAATCGACTGAAGGCAAGGCGTATTACCAGGCGGCGCTGGCGGCGATCAAGGCGGGGCTGGCGGTGGGGCAGAATCCTTCGAATCTCAGCCAGTGA